Genomic segment of Iocasia fonsfrigidae:
ACTGAGCAGAAGGCAACATTATTGTATTCGATAAGCGAGAATACAATAACACCCCGGGGTCGGAGACCTCCGCATGCTATACATAGATATGATATTGTTAACTTGGGAGGCCCTGTAATTTCTACGCAGAGAGATAGGATGTAACCAAGCGATAACAAAGTAAGGACATCTAATATTACAGGGAGTCGGATAATCGCATAGTACCGAGGAAGCAGAGTAATGCCTGTGGATGGGAAGGCGATTACACAAGATTAATCTTAAAAGGGAAACATATTCTATACACAGAGATAGGTGAAAATGTGGAAACGAAACTTGCAAGAATAGCTGAAGTAGCTAGAAATAGACCTAATGTGAATTGATAGTCAAATGTCATCATGAACTAGCTGGAAACAAAGCAGCTGGAGTAGATGAAGTAACAAAAGCGGAGTATGGAAAGAATCTTCCAGGGAATGTTAAGAGCTTAATAGCTAGAATGAAAAGATGGGCATATAGGCCATTACCTGCGAAAAGGGTATATATTCCAAAAGAAAATGGGAAGAAGAGACCGCTAGGGATTCCAGCATACGAAGACAAACTAGTTCAAAAGGCACTATCAAAGATTCTAAATGCGATATATGAAGAAGACTTTCTTGAATGTTCATTTGGTTTTCGTCCAGGAAGAAACTGTCATGATGCCTTGAGAATATTAGGAAGAATAGTTAACAGAGATGATATTAACTATGTAGTTGATACAGATATTAAAGGATTCTTTGATAATGTAGACCACGGGTGGATGATGAAATTCATTGACCATCGAATTAAAGATCCTAATATACAACGACTCATATCGAGACTTCTTCGGGCTGGAGTCATGGAGGCAGGAATAAAATATAACACTCCACAAGGAACACCGCAAGGTGGAGTCTGTTCTCCAATTATGGCGAATTTATATCTACATCATGTTGTTGACCTATGGTTTAATAAAACAATGCGTAAAGAGTTAAAGGGTAAAGCTTACATGGTGAGATACGCAGATGATATAATATTTTGCCTACAGTATAAAGAAGATGTAAAATACTTCTATAAAGCAATGAAAGAAAGAATATCCAAATTCGGTTTAGAGTTATCAGAAGAGAAAACTAAGATAGTAAATGTATCTGCTGATGATGACAATGACACATTTGATTTTCTTGGATTTACCCATTATATGGGTAAATGTAAGGATGGAATCAAACGACTAAAGAGAAAGACAAGTAATAAGCGACATCATCGTAGTATAATGAGATGTAAATCCTGGCTAAAATATAATAGAACTCTTCCAGTAAAAGAACTAATGAGGAAGTTAAACAGAAAACTAACAGGAACATACAACTATTATGCAGTATCAGATAACAGCAAAAGTATTGATAGCCTGTATGATGAGGTTCAAAAGCTAGTTTATAAATGGTTAAACAGACGCAGTCAAAAGAAAAGCTTTGACTGGGAGAAGTTCGAAATATTCTTGGAGAAATATCCTATTGTCAAGCCAAGAATAAAAGTAAATTTATATAGATTAGGTGCTGGTGCTAGTTATGTTAGGTGAATAATCGAGTGAAGAGCCGTATGCCTAAATAGGGCACGTACGGTTCTGTGAGGAGTTGGGGTTGTAAAGCCCCGCTTACTCGACCACTAAGATTCATTAACTTCTTAAATCCCTGGTACGTTATCTGAAAGATGAGGCTAGTATGGTTAATTAAGAATGTAAATGATTTTTGAAAGAGGTGAATGATCATGATTAACAAACGAATTAACTACTCGGTGCAGTTAATATAATCTGGTAGCAAATTGTACCGGTAGTTTTGAATTTGTTATCAGTTAACTGTACTGCTTTTCATATTAATATTTATCAAAAAAAAATGAAAAGGGGTAAAGAATGAATTTAGAAAAATTAAAAGAGAATTGGAAAAGAGAAGAACAGTATTCGTTTAAAGGTTGGGATTTTTTCCATATAGAAAAAAGATGGGAACATGAGCAAATTCCCTGGGATTATAAAGATATTCTCCTGAGATATATTAAGTCATCAGATAAATTATTAGATATGGGTACAGGTGGCGGGGAGTTTTTATTGACTCTAAACCATCCATATAAATTTACAAGTGTGACAGAAGCTTATCCGCCTAATGTAGAGATGTGTAAAAACAAATTATCTCCGTTAGGAATTGAAGTAAGACAGGTTTTTGATGATAGTGATATTCCTTATGAAACTAATAGCTTTGATATTGTTATTAACAGACATGAGGCATTTAGTGTAGATGAGATAAGTCGTATATTGAAAAGCGGTGGATATTTTATTACACAACAAGTTGGTGGGAAGAATAATAATGACTTATCAGAAAAATTAATTGATGGATTTAAACCACTTTTTCCAAAACATGATCTGAAAAATAATATTAAATTATTACTGAAAAATGGATTTAAAATAATACTATCAGACGAGACATTTCCTAAGATAAAATTTTATGATATTGGGGCACTGGTATATTTTTCAAAAGTAATAAAATGGGAATTTCCTGATTTCTCTGTAGATTCTTGTTTTAAAAATTTATGTAAATTGAAAAAAGAATTAAAAGAAAAAGGATATATATCAGGGACAAGTCACCGTTTTATAATAGTTGCACGAAGTCAAAAATAAAATAAAAATATTGATCAGGGTGATGGTTGATGTGTCCTACGTGGGGGCCTCATCCATCAGATAACAGCAAGGTTTACGATTTCGCTCCTGTCGTCGCTTCATCCAAATTTATTCGCCAAGCGCAGTCGGTGCGCCAAGAAAAGAGCATATCATATAGTAGGTGGGATTCCTACTGAGGAAGGTTTAGCAAACCACTCATAGCGAGTTTTGGACATTTAATGGGTAACCATAGATGTTAAGCGTAAACAGTTAGGTAGTAGGCGGTAAGCATTTAGCTGAAGGGATTGAGCCTCGAAATCTTGGAGATTGGGAAAGGCCGATGCTGTCGACTGAGCAGAAGGCAACATTATAGTATTCGATAAGCGAGAATACAATAACACCCCGGGGTCGGAGACCTCCGCATGCTATACATAGATATGATATTGTTAACTTGGGAGGCCCTGTAATTTCTACGCAGAGAGATAGGATGTAACCAAGCGATAACAAAGTAAGGACATCTAATATTACAGGGAGTCGGATAATCGCATAGTACCGAGGAAGCAGAGTAATGCCTGTGGATGGGAAGGCGATTACACAAGATTAATCTTAAAAGGGAAACATATTCTATACACAGAGATAGGTGAAAATGTGGAAACGAAACTTGCAAGAATAGCTGAAGTAGCTAGAAATAGACCTAATGAAAGATTTACATCACTAATACATCTAATTAATTATGAATTGATAGTCAAATGTCATCATGAACTAGCTGGAAACAAAGCAGCTGGAGTAGATGAAGTAACAAAAGCGGAGTATGGAAAGAATCTTCCAGGGAATGTTAAGAGCTTAATAGCTAGAATGAAAAGATGGGCATATAGGCCATTACCTGCGAAAAGGGTATATATTCCAAAAGAAAATGGGAAGAAGAGACCGCTAGGGATTCCAGCATACGAAGACAAACTAGTTCAAAAGGCACTATCAAAGATTCTAAATGCGATATATGAAGAAGACTTTCTTGAATGTTCATTTGGTTTTCGTCCAGGAAGAAACTGTCATGATGCCTTGAGAATATTAGGAAGAATAGTTAACAGAGATGATATTAACTATGTAGTTGATACAGATATTAAAGAATTCTTTGATAATGTAGACCACGGGTGGATGATGAAATTCATTGACCATCGAATTAAAGATCCTAATATACAACGACTCATATCGAGACTTCTTCGAGCTGGAGTCATGGAGGCAGGAATAAAATATGACACTCCACAAGGAACACCGCAAGGTGGAGTCTGTTCTCCAATTATGGCGAATTTATATCTACATCATGTTGTTGACCTATGGTTTAATAAAACAATGCGTAAAGAGTTAAAGGGTAAAGCTTACATGGTGAGATACGCAGATGATATAATATTTTGCCTACAGTATAAAGAAGATGTAAAATACTTCTATAAAGCAATGAAAGAAAGAATATCCAAATTCGGTTTAGAGTTATCAGAAGAGAAAACTAAGATAGTAAATGTATCTGCTGATGATGACAATGACACATTTGATTTTCTTGGATTTACCCATTATATGGGTAAATGTAAGGATGGAATCAAACGACTAAAGAGAAAGACAAGTAATAAGCGACATCATCGTAGTATAATGAGATGTAAATCCTGGCTAAAATATAATAGAACTCTTCCAGTAAAAGAACTAATGAGGAAGTTAAACAGAAAACTAACAGGAACATACAACTATTATGCAGTATCAGATAACAGCAAAAGTATTGATAGCCTGTATGATGAGGTTCAAAAGCTAGTTTATAAATGGTTAAACAGACGCAGTCAAAAGAAAAGCTTTGACTGGGAGAAGTTCGAAATATTCTTGGAGAAATATCCTATTGTCAAGCCAAGAATAAAAGTAAATTTATATAGATTAGGTGCTGGTGCTAGTTATGTTAGGTGAATAATCGAGTGAAGAGCCGTATGCCTAAATAGGGCACGTACGGTTCTGTGAGGAGTTGGGGTTGTAAAGCCCCGCTTACTCGACACCTAAGATTGAGAAACTTCGTAAATGCCTGGTACGTTAAGCAACATATCTGCTATTCTGAAATATCTTAATCATATTATATAAGGAGATGATAGCATGAAAAAATATGATGATATTTTTTTATCGTTAGTTGATGATTTTTCAAATCATAAGTTGGTAGAAGCTGTTCTTTTATCTGGTTCAAGAACTACTGATAATTTTGATAAGAATTCTGATTATGATTTATATATATATTCTAATAAAGAAATTCCTTTTGATTTTAGAAAAGAAATGTCAAATAAGTATTTTAATTATGTTGAATTAAATAATACGACTTGGGAAAAAGAAGATCAAGGATTTTTTAAAAAGATTAATATTCCAATTGATATTGTTTATAGAAATTTAAAATGGATAGAGAATGTATTGGATGATATAGTAATTAAATGTCAGGCTTCAACAGGATATACTACTTGTTTTTGGGCAAATATTATTAAATCAGATATTTTATATGATAGAGATGGGAAATTAAAAAAATTACAAAATAAGTTTGATATTGATTATCCAGAAAAATTAAGAAAAAATATAATTGAAAAAAATTTTCCGCTTCTAAATAAGATAATTCCAGCTTATACTAACCAAGTTGAAAAAGCTTTAAAAAGAGACGATTATATTAGTGTTAATCACAGAATTACTGGTTTTTTTGAAAGCTATTTTGATATAATTTTTGCAATAAATAAGACACTTCATCCTGGGGAGAAAAAGCTTTTGAAAATAACAACAGAAGAGCTTGATTTTATTCCTGAAAATATGGAATCAGATATAAAAGAATTATTTAATAATTTATATAAGCGAGATTTTAATATTTTAAATAAACTAAATGAGATTACTAATAAATTAAAAGATTTATTGGTAAAGTTAAACTTGATTTAGTTGTATAAATGAAGTGATTATGTATTAAAATAAATTAAGAAAAATAAGTAAGGTTAAGGCTCAATGGGGTATTTATTAGCAGTTATTAGGGAATCTTATTCAAGAATTAAAGCTGTATATTATAGAGGAAAAGGGGGCAGTGAACTGCACCCCTTTATTAATATAAATTTTTTATTGACCATAATTATTACCTGATGAATGTGAAGCTCCATATTTATTTACACCAGTTTTTTGTGCCATTGTAGGTTTATTCTCACTTAATCCAGAGATTGGATTGATTTTCTCTTGACTATTTACACCATGATTTGTATAGCTCCCAGCAGTATTTTGAAATTGATCTGGATTGTATTGACTTTGACCATATTGGGCAGTGCTATATTGAGAAGAAAAATTCTTTAGAGTATTAGATTGGTCTTGCTGTGATAGTTGACTGCCCAGACTTTGAATCATTTGTTCTGAGTTTGCTAACCTTTGATTAATATGGTTTAGTGTATTATTGAGTTCCTGTCTAACCTGTCTTAAATTATTCTGTATTTGCATAAATTGATCCATTATTTCACCCCCTTATGTTTGTATATTTTTATTATTTACTATAAATAAAAATAATATTAAAAATCGTATATTTTTAAAGAAGAATTAGGGTTGAAGTTTTATATGCCCTTGGAAAGAATGAGAAGGCTCAAGGGACTATCCTGATTCTTTTCAAGTTATTCATGATAGGCCGGGGAAATTATCAATTTGCTAATTAAATTTTACATGTTTTTTTAAAATGTATATTAACAAAAATAAAGTAGACAATATTATATCACAGATAATATTTTTAGATATCATCTGTGATTTCTAGTAATAGTATGATTTAGGATGCAAAAGGGGGAGTTTTCTTTCATGTTAAATAAAAGAATTATCAAAATAATTTTAATATTATTGGTTTTAGTTTCAGGGTGTGCTGCAAATGAGGAATTGGGTAATAATGCTGGTGAAGGTATTGACAATAATGAAAGTATTATTAAAATCCAAGAAAAAGTTTATGCTTATTTTCCTATGTTAGAAGGAATGCATTATGAATATAGGGGGGAGGGGATAGAATATGCTGCTTTTATAAGAGATGTTATGTATGTTGATCCCCCCTTTATACAGGTGCATAATAATAATGGAGGAACAACTATTGCGGCAATTTATAAAGTTGAAGAAAACCAGATTGCTCTAATCAGACGTGAGGAAGAATTCTACAGTGATAAAAACCTGTTATCTAAACTGGATAAAGATGTTAAAGTAGAAGAAATTGTATTGAAAACACCTATAAAAAAGGGAAGCAGCTGGGAATCAAATAATAAAAAAATGGAAATAGTTGAAACTAATATGGAACTGAAAGTGTCAGTAGGTACATTTTATGATGTGATTAAAATAAAGAGTCACGCCCTGAATGGAAAAAGTGAAATGATTAATTATAGTTATTATGCCAAGAATATGGGACTAATAAAACGTGAAAGTGTAGGTGAAAATTTTAATGTTATTTCAGAATTGAAAGCTTATGAAAACCTTAAATTCAAATAATTAATTACTTTATGATATTGAAAGTTATGATAATTATTTTTATAAAGAAAATAGATTAATCACTAAGTTTTAAGAAGACTACTTAAATATAAAAGTAGTCTTCTTTCAGTAAATACAACTTACAGATATTAATTTTAAATCTATATTGACAAAGTATAAAAAATAAATTATAATTATAGTCAGTAATTTAGTAGTTTACTAAATTACTGACTATATTAAGGAGGTAATCATGCAAATACCAACTAGTTTGAAGCACAAACCAGTTATTGTAACTGAAAACTATGAGAATGTTGACGGTAGAGCTGCTTATCATTCAGATGCAAAGGGGCTTTCATTAGGATTAGCTCAGTGGAATGATAGAGGGAAAGTAGATATTTCAGCTAAAGTATGGAGGCATACAGGTAAAAAGTGGTCAAGACAGTCTGAAGAATTACCACTTCATAGAGTGTTGGATATGGCAATTTTAATCTGCAGGGCACAGCAGCATTTTAGAGAGGCCTACCGCTATGAGAAATTATATGATATTGAAAACCCTGTTATAGATAGAGTAGGTTTACAGGGTGATGCCATGACAGTCGCTGTTTGTAAAGATAATGAAAAGATTGATGAGGATATTCAATTATTTAATCAGGCTCTTAGTGATGATGATGAACTTATAGGTGAACGGTTACGTACTTTATCAAGGATATTAAAAGAAATGGGATATTAAATTTAATAGTGAGAGGAGTTTTTCAGTCATCTAAACTGTGACAATATATCATTGTTTATATTCTTGCTAATTTATAATTATGTACAAGTAAAGAAAACTAATAATATAAGCGGCAGCCCATAAGCTGTCGCTTTGTTTTTAAATGAACAATTTTTATTAAATTCTTGCTCAGTTAATAGCTGTTAATTTTAAACTTAAGGAAAACTTACAGATAATCTATCTAAAAACTTCGGGAAATTTCAGGCAGTTCTAGGTATTGATCTTAAGGTTCCAGAAGGTGATTTACTTTATAATGATTTATTTAAATACATTTCCACTTTCTGTTGTATGACTTGAGCCGTTTCTTCGGCAGATTGTTTTTTGCTAAAGAATTGCTTAATTTCTTTATTAATAATCTGCTCAACCTGTATGTCATTAAGATTAGCTAAGAAGCTTTTTATTTGATAAAGGTTTTATTCTGCTAATTATTCCAAACTCAGTATTTTGAGCAAATGCCTCAGCTTCATATGTAATCTTGATAACTTCCTTAGGTTGTTCTTTAGCATTAGTTAACAAAGAAATTGCTAAACCTGAAAACAAAACAATACCTATAAGTGACCAGATAAAATAATGTTTTTTAAAGTTCACAATATTTTGCACCCTTTCCATTATATGTTTTTTATGATTGAGCAGGCCGGCAACACCATAAGGGCAGTTGTATCCAGCAAAGATGTCAAGCATCTTGAGCATGGTATTTCCATACTTTTTATACTCTTCTGGTTCAATACAGGATAATACACGGGTATCACAGGCTGTTTCAGCATCCTGACGTATTTTATTAAAGGTAAACCAGACTGACTTTGGAGAAGGATTTATTACAATGTTTTCTTGCGGTCGAGTATTTATTTTGGTTTTAGTATTGTTGGAATAAATAGAGTTTGAACTCATGTACCGTATACGGGGAGATTGTATTTCTTCTATCTTCTGCTGATTGTGGGTAAAAAAGTTAAAAATACTTAGGTTGCTTTCTGGGGCATAGGGTATGATTAATCTTATTAATAGAATCAACCAGATTAAATAATGCCAGAAGGCACTGATTTTTTGTTTAAATATTTTTTTTACAAAGAGAATTACTAGGGCAGTCATAGTCCCCAGAAAAGACATCGTCAGTATTACATGAAATACCTTAAAAAGAATCATTTTTCATCGTCTCCATTTTCACTTTCATTTAATATATTTTTTAGTTCTTCAATTTCCTGACTTGATAATCTTTCATTTCTTAAAAAATTAGCCATTAATAACTGGAGTGAACCATTATAAACCCGGTTCAAAAAGCTTTTCGTTTCTTCCTTCATACAGAGTTCTTCTTCATATAAGGGATAATAAATATAGGGATTATTTTTTTCTACATGTACTACACCTTTTTTCACAAGTCTTCTAAGTAAAGTATGTACAGTTTTTCGACTCCACTTTGTTTCCGGTATGATCTTATCAATTATTTTCGCAGCGGTAAGTGGTGAATTTTCCCATAAAACCTTCATAACCTGCCATTCAGCATCTGATATATTCGGTAATTTTTTATTCATTACTTTCTCTCCTTTGAATATGTTATTAGATTTGTAATCTCAAAATGTCAAGCATTAAATTAAAATTTCAATTTAATTTCTACTATTGATTGTAGCTTATATCTCTATTAACATTGGTAACTAATTATTTTCAAAAAAGGTAATTCCTATAAAAATACTTGTAATTCATATTAAATTATATTATGATATTTTTAATAGTCTGCTGACTGGAAATAAGCCAAAGCAATTAGAAATGTCCTTGATAAAGTAATTTTGAATCTAAAATGACTAAACAGTATAAGTTTATTTTGGAGGTAATAATCGTGGTAGAAATAATTAAAAAGCTAAAACATCAAGTGGTTCAGGAAGCAAGAGAATTATCTAAAAGTAAGAATAGGATTGCAGAAAACAAGATACAATTACGTGGCCTGGAACAAATAAAATGGGCTTGGGATGCTGGTTTGAAAATAAACAGTATTATCATAAGTGATAATGAGGATCCAGCAGATTATAGGGGGATTCCATGTCCAATCTACCAAACTTCTAAGGGAATTTTAAAAAAGATTACTGGAACTAATTACTTAATTGAGAGTGTGGGAATTGCTGAAGGCCCTCCAATTAAAGGTGAGCTAGATGAATTTGTATTATTGTTGGATAATGTAAAAGACCACGGGAATATAGGAACTATTATTAGGTCTGGCATGGCATATGGAATTAAGGATTATCTGACCACTAGTAATGACCTTGATCCCTATATGCCTAAAACAATTGATGCTTCTCGTGGGACTAATTTCAAAGTATTTTTTAGAAGACATTCTCATCCCCAGGAGGCAGTTTCTTATCTTAAAGAAAAGGGGTATCAGATAATAGCTACTAGTCCACATGGGAAGTCATTACAATCAACCATTAAACTGGATAAAAAACCAGTTGCATTAGTAGTAGGGAATGAAACATCAGGGGTTTCTGATGAAGTCCTAAAAGCAGCTGATCATATTGTTCAAATACCTATGTATACAGGAGTAGAATCACTTAATGTAGGAGTGGCTACAGGAATTAGTATTTATGAATTACGCCTTAAGGAGGTTTTAACCATGTTAGCAGATAAAATTATGGCAAGTCTGGGGAGAGAAATCAATGTAACATCACAACTTATTAGAAAAGCATTTAATATTAAATTAAAGGAAATAAGTGAATATACTGGGGATCATGTTATATTTTTAATGGTACTTAAACGAGAATTTCAAATGAATGAGGAGCAAATTGAAAAACAATTTGGATACTTTAGGAATAGTTTAAAAATATTTCTTAAGCCCTTATTTGAAAATAATTTAATAAAAAAAGAAAGAGATGAAATTGAAATTACTAAAACTGGTGAAGAGTTATTAGCTAAGTTGTGGCCTATTCATGAAAAAACAGAAAACATATTATTACAGGAGTTTACCGAAAAAGAAAAGAAAGAATTGAGAAGATATTTAGGGAAAATTCAACAAAACTGTATAAAAGTAATGAGATATAAAGCATAAGTTACAAATGTTTCTCTTTTTCTTTGTTTAGTTTAAGGATTAGGGTTTGCAGGATTGTCGATAATTTTGAAGTCCAACAAATATATTTACTTCCCTTGTCGTACACTAAGGAGTCCTGCCTTCGTTTACTGTCGAGAAATTGTCTTTCGGCTCACTGACTCTTCTTTTTATTACGCATGGTCGAGTCAGTATTAGGCCATCGAGGCCAAGTTCCATGCCTCCAGATAATTTCTAGTGTCGTCCAGTAAATATATTTGTCTGGTTTATGATATTCTAAATAACTTTGAGTAATAAATATTTTAAAATAAAGAAATTATTTTTTGTTGATTAAGTGGATGGTGAAGCACTTTGTTCTCTGAAAGAATTCGAGCAAATAGTGGAGTGGAGGAAAGGGAGTAATATTTGACTTTAGTAAAGCTTTATATTATAATATGACTTAAGATTCATATGAACATGACTTCATGTTCATAAAATATATACTTATAGATAGAATAAAAGGAGTGCGGTATATGCCTAAAGAGACGTTTTTTAATCTGGTTAATGAAAAAAAAGAAAGGGTAATAGAAGCAGCTATAGATGAATTTGCTCTAAGGCCGTATCATCAAGCCAGGATTACAGCTATTGCAGATAATGCCAGTATAGCAAAAGGTAGTTTTTACCAATATTTTGAGGATAAAAAAGACCTTTTCAAATATATAATTGAATTGTCAGTTAATAAAAAATTGAAGTATATTAATTTAGATATGATAAAAAATAAGGATAAATATAGTTTCTTTCAATTATTAAGGGAGGTATATTTAAGCGGCTTTCGTTTTGCTAAAAGACACCCTAAGTTACTTGCAGTTGCCTCAAAGCTAGCTAATAATAAAGAATTATACCGTGAAATATTTGGTGAATATAAAGACAAGAGTTTAGAATTTTTTTTGGAATTACTTGAGCAGGGTATAGTTGAAGGTGCAATAGATTCAAAAATTGACCCTGTATTTGTTGCCAAGATGTTGACTAATATTAGTTATACATTAAGTGATTTTATATATGAAGATGGTGAAATAGATTTGAATAATATAGATGAATCCATGGAAATTATTGATAAAATGCTTTATTTTATTGAAAATGGTCTCAAGAAAAGAGATTAATAGGGGGTCTGTAA
This window contains:
- the ltrA gene encoding group II intron reverse transcriptase/maturase, with translation MIVKCHHELAGNKAAGVDEVTKAEYGKNLPGNVKSLIARMKRWAYRPLPAKRVYIPKENGKKRPLGIPAYEDKLVQKALSKILNAIYEEDFLECSFGFRPGRNCHDALRILGRIVNRDDINYVVDTDIKGFFDNVDHGWMMKFIDHRIKDPNIQRLISRLLRAGVMEAGIKYNTPQGTPQGGVCSPIMANLYLHHVVDLWFNKTMRKELKGKAYMVRYADDIIFCLQYKEDVKYFYKAMKERISKFGLELSEEKTKIVNVSADDDNDTFDFLGFTHYMGKCKDGIKRLKRKTSNKRHHRSIMRCKSWLKYNRTLPVKELMRKLNRKLTGTYNYYAVSDNSKSIDSLYDEVQKLVYKWLNRRSQKKSFDWEKFEIFLEKYPIVKPRIKVNLYRLGAGASYVR
- a CDS encoding class I SAM-dependent methyltransferase — its product is MNLEKLKENWKREEQYSFKGWDFFHIEKRWEHEQIPWDYKDILLRYIKSSDKLLDMGTGGGEFLLTLNHPYKFTSVTEAYPPNVEMCKNKLSPLGIEVRQVFDDSDIPYETNSFDIVINRHEAFSVDEISRILKSGGYFITQQVGGKNNNDLSEKLIDGFKPLFPKHDLKNNIKLLLKNGFKIILSDETFPKIKFYDIGALVYFSKVIKWEFPDFSVDSCFKNLCKLKKELKEKGYISGTSHRFIIVARSQK
- the ltrA gene encoding group II intron reverse transcriptase/maturase; amino-acid sequence: METKLARIAEVARNRPNERFTSLIHLINYELIVKCHHELAGNKAAGVDEVTKAEYGKNLPGNVKSLIARMKRWAYRPLPAKRVYIPKENGKKRPLGIPAYEDKLVQKALSKILNAIYEEDFLECSFGFRPGRNCHDALRILGRIVNRDDINYVVDTDIKEFFDNVDHGWMMKFIDHRIKDPNIQRLISRLLRAGVMEAGIKYDTPQGTPQGGVCSPIMANLYLHHVVDLWFNKTMRKELKGKAYMVRYADDIIFCLQYKEDVKYFYKAMKERISKFGLELSEEKTKIVNVSADDDNDTFDFLGFTHYMGKCKDGIKRLKRKTSNKRHHRSIMRCKSWLKYNRTLPVKELMRKLNRKLTGTYNYYAVSDNSKSIDSLYDEVQKLVYKWLNRRSQKKSFDWEKFEIFLEKYPIVKPRIKVNLYRLGAGASYVR
- a CDS encoding DUF4037 domain-containing protein produces the protein MKKYDDIFLSLVDDFSNHKLVEAVLLSGSRTTDNFDKNSDYDLYIYSNKEIPFDFRKEMSNKYFNYVELNNTTWEKEDQGFFKKINIPIDIVYRNLKWIENVLDDIVIKCQASTGYTTCFWANIIKSDILYDRDGKLKKLQNKFDIDYPEKLRKNIIEKNFPLLNKIIPAYTNQVEKALKRDDYISVNHRITGFFESYFDIIFAINKTLHPGEKKLLKITTEELDFIPENMESDIKELFNNLYKRDFNILNKLNEITNKLKDLLVKLNLI
- a CDS encoding DUF6530 family protein; this translates as MQIPTSLKHKPVIVTENYENVDGRAAYHSDAKGLSLGLAQWNDRGKVDISAKVWRHTGKKWSRQSEELPLHRVLDMAILICRAQQHFREAYRYEKLYDIENPVIDRVGLQGDAMTVAVCKDNEKIDEDIQLFNQALSDDDELIGERLRTLSRILKEMGY
- a CDS encoding M56 family metallopeptidase, translating into MILFKVFHVILTMSFLGTMTALVILFVKKIFKQKISAFWHYLIWLILLIRLIIPYAPESNLSIFNFFTHNQQKIEEIQSPRIRYMSSNSIYSNNTKTKINTRPQENIVINPSPKSVWFTFNKIRQDAETACDTRVLSCIEPEEYKKYGNTMLKMLDIFAGYNCPYGVAGLLNHKKHIMERVQNIVNFKKHYFIWSLIGIVLFSGLAISLLTNAKEQPKEVIKITYEAEAFAQNTEFGIISRIKPLSNKKLLS
- a CDS encoding BlaI/MecI/CopY family transcriptional regulator, encoding MNKKLPNISDAEWQVMKVLWENSPLTAAKIIDKIIPETKWSRKTVHTLLRRLVKKGVVHVEKNNPYIYYPLYEEELCMKEETKSFLNRVYNGSLQLLMANFLRNERLSSQEIEELKNILNESENGDDEK
- a CDS encoding TrmH family RNA methyltransferase, whose product is MVEIIKKLKHQVVQEARELSKSKNRIAENKIQLRGLEQIKWAWDAGLKINSIIISDNEDPADYRGIPCPIYQTSKGILKKITGTNYLIESVGIAEGPPIKGELDEFVLLLDNVKDHGNIGTIIRSGMAYGIKDYLTTSNDLDPYMPKTIDASRGTNFKVFFRRHSHPQEAVSYLKEKGYQIIATSPHGKSLQSTIKLDKKPVALVVGNETSGVSDEVLKAADHIVQIPMYTGVESLNVGVATGISIYELRLKEVLTMLADKIMASLGREINVTSQLIRKAFNIKLKEISEYTGDHVIFLMVLKREFQMNEEQIEKQFGYFRNSLKIFLKPLFENNLIKKERDEIEITKTGEELLAKLWPIHEKTENILLQEFTEKEKKELRRYLGKIQQNCIKVMRYKA
- a CDS encoding TetR/AcrR family transcriptional regulator; translated protein: MPKETFFNLVNEKKERVIEAAIDEFALRPYHQARITAIADNASIAKGSFYQYFEDKKDLFKYIIELSVNKKLKYINLDMIKNKDKYSFFQLLREVYLSGFRFAKRHPKLLAVASKLANNKELYREIFGEYKDKSLEFFLELLEQGIVEGAIDSKIDPVFVAKMLTNISYTLSDFIYEDGEIDLNNIDESMEIIDKMLYFIENGLKKRD